One Ignavibacteriota bacterium DNA segment encodes these proteins:
- a CDS encoding serine hydroxymethyltransferase: MKNLVQHDPEIAAAIRSEIHRQNTKLELIASENFVSLAILEAVGSPLTNKYAEGYPGKRYYGGCEFVDIAEELARDRAKELFGADYANVQPHSGSQANMAVYFTFVKPGDTLMGMNLSHGGHLTHGSPVNFSGQFYKFIPYGVNPQTGMIDFNEVEDLAKKERPRMITVGASAYSRNIDYKAFRTIADSVGAFLFADIAHPAGLIARKLLNDPIPHCHVVTSTTHKTLRGPRGGLILLGKDFDNPFGLVAPKSGRTKRMSELLDSMVIPGIQGGPLMHVIAGKAVAFREALQPSFEVYGRQVISNAQTLAKALTARGYNIVSGGTDNHLMLIDLRNKNITGKDAQEALDESGITVNKNAVPFDDKSPLITSGIRVGTPALTTRGMREPEMERVAALIDRVIKDAASSTVHAQVAADVERLCLEFPLYPELQS; this comes from the coding sequence ATGAAGAACCTTGTGCAGCATGATCCTGAGATCGCCGCAGCGATACGGAGCGAGATCCACAGGCAGAATACCAAGCTCGAGCTCATCGCGTCCGAGAACTTCGTCAGCCTCGCTATCCTTGAAGCGGTCGGCTCCCCGCTCACCAACAAATACGCCGAAGGATATCCTGGGAAACGCTACTACGGCGGCTGCGAGTTCGTGGACATCGCCGAGGAGCTTGCGCGTGACCGGGCTAAAGAGCTCTTCGGCGCTGACTATGCCAACGTCCAGCCGCATTCCGGCTCACAGGCGAACATGGCGGTGTACTTCACCTTCGTGAAGCCCGGCGACACGCTGATGGGCATGAACCTCTCCCATGGGGGTCATCTCACGCACGGCTCACCGGTGAACTTCTCGGGGCAATTCTACAAGTTCATACCCTACGGTGTGAACCCGCAGACCGGGATGATCGACTTCAACGAGGTCGAAGACCTCGCGAAGAAGGAACGTCCCAGAATGATCACGGTCGGCGCCAGCGCGTATTCCCGGAACATCGACTACAAGGCGTTCCGGACGATCGCGGATTCGGTTGGCGCATTCCTCTTTGCGGATATCGCACACCCGGCCGGACTCATCGCGCGGAAGCTGCTGAACGATCCGATCCCCCATTGCCATGTGGTGACATCGACGACACACAAGACGCTGCGCGGCCCCCGCGGAGGGTTGATCCTCCTCGGCAAGGACTTTGACAATCCGTTCGGGCTCGTTGCTCCGAAATCCGGCCGCACGAAACGCATGTCGGAGCTGCTCGATTCCATGGTCATCCCCGGCATCCAGGGCGGACCCCTCATGCATGTGATCGCTGGCAAGGCCGTCGCCTTCCGCGAAGCACTCCAACCTTCGTTCGAAGTGTACGGCCGCCAGGTCATCAGCAATGCGCAGACGCTCGCGAAGGCGCTGACGGCCCGCGGCTACAACATCGTTTCCGGCGGCACGGACAACCACCTCATGCTCATCGACCTCCGTAACAAGAACATCACCGGGAAGGATGCGCAGGAGGCACTGGACGAGTCGGGCATCACGGTGAACAAGAACGCGGTGCCGTTCGATGACAAGAGCCCGCTGATCACCAGCGGTATCCGCGTCGGCACACCGGCACTGACGACCCGCGGGATGCGTGAGCCCGAGATGGAACGCGTGGCAGCACTCATCGATCGCGTGATCAAGGATGCAGCCTCGTCGACGGTCCACGCACAGGTCGCAGCGGATGTGGAACGCCTCTGCCTCGAATTCCCTCTTTATCCCGAGCTCCAATCATGA
- a CDS encoding HAD family hydrolase: MSEGRAAVFFDRDGTLIEDVGYLSNAAGLRMIPGAAEGVRRLNDHGFLTFVISNQSGVARGYFSEQALVPIHQRLEAELSSAGAHLDHIYYCPHHPTRGTPPYNVECACRKPRTGMLEQAVKEFNVDLRRSYVIGDKFADVKVGHTAGTRTVLVLTGYGPSAVQECREAGITPDAVRPSVAEAVAFIMEHTEGDAHHHA; this comes from the coding sequence GTGAGTGAAGGACGCGCCGCCGTATTCTTCGATCGGGACGGCACGCTGATCGAAGATGTGGGATACCTCAGCAACGCCGCAGGGCTCAGGATGATCCCCGGCGCTGCCGAAGGAGTGCGCCGCCTGAATGACCATGGCTTCCTCACCTTCGTCATCTCCAACCAGTCCGGCGTCGCCCGCGGGTACTTCAGCGAGCAGGCGCTGGTCCCGATCCATCAGCGGCTGGAAGCGGAACTGTCCTCCGCCGGAGCGCACCTCGACCACATTTATTACTGTCCGCACCATCCGACCCGCGGCACCCCTCCCTACAATGTCGAGTGCGCCTGCCGCAAGCCCCGCACCGGCATGCTGGAGCAGGCCGTGAAGGAATTCAATGTCGATCTCCGCCGGTCATATGTCATCGGAGACAAGTTTGCGGATGTCAAAGTAGGACACACCGCCGGGACACGCACAGTGCTTGTGCTGACCGGTTACGGCCCCTCGGCCGTGCAGGAATGCCGTGAGGCAGGAATCACGCCGGATGCCGTCCGCCCTTCCGTTGCGGAAGCGGTGGCATTCATTATGGAACACACCGAAGGAGATGCACATCATCATGCGTGA
- the glgA gene encoding glycogen synthase GlgA, with translation MPRPLNILFISSEVEPFAKTGGLADVSGALPQTIRQLGHEIRVMLPRYGSINERKARLHDMIRMKEIDIPVGDRHFPASVKSSFISNPQVKVQVYLLDNSTLFGRTGLYVHPETKKDFPDNDARFTFFNRGILEVLKKLGWQPDIIHCNDWPTGLVPAYLKTLYKNDPFYKETKTVFTIHNMAYQGTYPHKSFTQTGLPAEQDAESGVIAWGNLNFLKAGLVHADALTTVSEKYAQEIRSSDEYGCGLQGLLEKRKHDLTGILNGVDYTVWDPSADELIPQRYDVRSLDLKVENKKILLDRLGLPFDERVPVIGIISRLADQKGFDLIGDVLDEMIAMKVQLVVLGTGEKKYHDLFEKATKKYPRNVGISLTFNEELAHLIEAGSDMFLMPSRYEPCGLNQIYSLRYGTIPVVRATGGLDDTIEEYHASAGTGTGFKFARYESSEMLKALGRAVKAWGDQNGWRKLMKNGMAKDFSWEASARKYVQLYRSLARK, from the coding sequence ATGCCTCGTCCTCTGAATATCCTGTTCATTTCCAGCGAAGTGGAGCCGTTCGCGAAAACGGGCGGTCTCGCCGACGTGTCGGGCGCCCTTCCGCAAACCATTCGCCAGTTGGGCCATGAGATACGCGTCATGCTCCCCCGCTACGGCTCTATCAATGAGCGGAAAGCCCGGCTGCATGACATGATCAGGATGAAGGAGATCGACATTCCGGTCGGCGACCGTCATTTCCCGGCGAGCGTGAAGTCCTCGTTCATCTCGAACCCGCAGGTCAAGGTCCAGGTCTACCTCCTTGACAACAGCACCCTCTTCGGACGGACCGGTCTGTACGTCCATCCTGAAACCAAGAAGGACTTCCCCGACAACGATGCGCGGTTCACATTCTTCAACCGCGGCATCCTCGAGGTGCTGAAGAAGCTTGGCTGGCAGCCGGATATCATTCACTGCAACGACTGGCCGACCGGACTGGTTCCGGCGTACCTGAAGACCCTGTACAAGAACGATCCCTTTTATAAAGAGACGAAGACGGTCTTCACGATCCACAACATGGCGTATCAGGGGACGTACCCTCATAAGTCGTTTACCCAGACCGGCCTCCCTGCCGAACAGGATGCCGAAAGCGGCGTGATCGCCTGGGGGAACCTGAACTTCCTCAAAGCCGGACTCGTACATGCTGACGCACTCACAACGGTCAGCGAGAAGTATGCGCAGGAGATCCGCAGTTCCGACGAGTACGGGTGCGGCCTGCAGGGATTGCTCGAGAAGCGGAAACACGATCTGACCGGGATCCTGAATGGGGTCGACTACACCGTGTGGGATCCGTCGGCCGACGAGCTCATTCCCCAGCGATATGATGTGCGCTCGCTGGACCTGAAGGTCGAGAACAAGAAGATCCTGCTCGATCGTCTGGGTCTCCCCTTCGACGAGCGGGTGCCGGTGATCGGGATCATTTCCCGCCTGGCGGACCAGAAGGGATTCGATCTGATCGGCGACGTGTTGGACGAAATGATCGCGATGAAGGTCCAGCTGGTGGTCCTCGGCACAGGCGAAAAGAAGTATCACGATCTGTTCGAGAAAGCCACGAAGAAGTACCCGCGCAACGTCGGGATCTCCCTGACGTTCAACGAAGAGCTGGCGCATCTGATCGAAGCCGGGAGCGATATGTTCCTCATGCCCTCCCGCTACGAACCGTGTGGCCTCAACCAGATCTACAGCTTGCGCTACGGCACGATCCCGGTGGTCAGGGCAACGGGCGGACTCGACGACACCATCGAGGAGTATCATGCATCTGCCGGCACGGGAACGGGGTTCAAGTTCGCGCGGTATGAGAGCAGTGAGATGCTCAAGGCGCTCGGCCGCGCGGTCAAGGCCTGGGGCGACCAGAACGGCTGGCGCAAATTGATGAAGAACGGCATGGCGAAGGACTTCTCGTGGGAAGCGTCGGCACGCAAGTACGTCCAGTTGTACAGGAGCCTTGCACGCAAGTGA
- a CDS encoding DNRLRE domain-containing protein has protein sequence MRDGKRRWLPLILAVVVIACSEDPTEENALVAPLPLVGVAVRETTITATSGSSFMRVLPMNGPVNLIGKSGNYTAIGAFAFYSNYFPARDTVNVLSARLYLRAASFFGDSTAQFGFTVHRITRTWTAGGSTWDTVQTGFYDAATLRGTYTGGVGADTQRIVVQLDTAMAREWLKTTDTDNKYGFVLVPTPGTNVVRGFTSFEADSAKDYPTLEIIAQNVAGTVRDTSTYSLGIDTFVGNNDGVITSPSLMVAQAGIVYRSIVKFDVSFIPRGSTVHVAELQLQRDPATSKINRFSGDASIAAHIMLADSATGTFSTTGSTGSVKAGTTDTYAAEIYSTVQSWVRGSNYGLLLRVNGDQEFASFDLITFHSVGATNAALRPRLRILYSIPQN, from the coding sequence ATGCGTGACGGGAAACGACGATGGCTGCCCTTGATCCTTGCAGTCGTCGTCATTGCGTGCAGTGAGGATCCCACAGAAGAGAATGCACTCGTCGCCCCCCTCCCCCTCGTGGGAGTCGCGGTGCGCGAAACCACCATCACCGCAACATCGGGTTCGTCGTTCATGCGGGTCCTCCCGATGAACGGGCCGGTCAATCTCATCGGCAAGAGCGGGAACTACACCGCCATCGGTGCGTTCGCCTTCTACTCGAACTACTTTCCGGCACGCGATACCGTGAATGTGTTGTCGGCACGGCTGTACCTTCGCGCCGCATCCTTCTTCGGCGATTCCACCGCGCAGTTCGGCTTCACCGTCCACCGGATCACTCGCACATGGACCGCCGGAGGTTCGACCTGGGACACGGTGCAGACGGGGTTCTATGACGCGGCGACGCTCCGCGGGACGTATACCGGAGGCGTCGGGGCAGACACCCAGCGCATCGTTGTCCAACTCGATACCGCCATGGCACGTGAATGGCTCAAGACCACGGACACCGACAACAAGTATGGCTTCGTCCTCGTGCCTACGCCCGGCACGAATGTCGTCCGCGGCTTCACGTCGTTCGAGGCCGATTCCGCGAAGGATTACCCGACACTCGAGATCATCGCGCAGAATGTCGCAGGCACGGTCCGCGACACCTCGACGTACTCTCTCGGCATCGACACCTTCGTTGGCAACAACGACGGGGTCATCACATCGCCATCGCTCATGGTCGCACAGGCGGGGATCGTGTACCGCAGCATCGTGAAGTTCGATGTGAGCTTCATCCCCCGCGGGTCGACCGTCCATGTCGCGGAACTGCAATTACAGCGCGACCCGGCGACCTCGAAGATCAACCGGTTCTCCGGCGACGCATCGATCGCGGCGCACATCATGCTGGCCGATTCGGCTACGGGCACCTTCAGCACCACAGGCAGCACGGGCTCGGTGAAAGCGGGGACCACCGACACCTATGCCGCCGAGATCTATTCCACCGTGCAATCCTGGGTACGCGGATCGAACTACGGCCTCCTCCTGCGGGTCAACGGCGATCAGGAGTTCGCAAGCTTCGACCTGATCACGTTCCATAGTGTCGGAGCCACGAACGCCGCCCTGCGGCCCAGGCTCCGCATACTCTATTCCATTCCCCAGAACTGA